CCTCCCGCGCTCGCGCGGGCAGCCGACTGGAACCACGGGGCCCAGGGGACACACCATGGCCGAAGTACAGCAGCCCTTCCTCACGGACATCACGGAGATTCGCCGCCGGGCCCGGGAGCACCTCGAAGAGGGCGCCATCACCGAGGACTACGAGGGTGACGTCAACGCCACCGTCAAGCTGCTCAACGACGCGCTCGCCACGGAAATCGTCTGCGTGCTGCGCTACACCTACCACTACGTCGCCGCGGTCGGCCTCCAGAGCGAGGCCGTGAAGGAGGAGTTCGGGGCGCATGCCCGCGAGGAGCAGGAGCACGCGCTTCGAATCGCCGAGCGCATCAACCAGCTCGGCGGCAAACCGGACTTCAACCCCGAGGGCCTCCTGTCCCGCAGCGCCAGCCAGTACGCCGAAGGGGTGAATCTGGTGGACATGATCAAGGAGAACCTCATCGCCGAGCGCATCGCCATCCAGACGTACCAGGAGATGGTGCGCTACTTCGCCAACCACGACCCGACGACGCGCCGGATGATGGAAGACATCCTCGCCAAGGAGGAGGAGCACGCCAACGACATGCATGACCTGCTCGTCGCGCACCAGGGCAAGCCGCCCCTGAGAAGCTGAGCCGCGCCGCGTCCTGGCCGCCCCGCGCACGCCCGGTGTATGGTGATGCGCGACGCGACCGGGGGGTGGCATGCGAAGGCTCTTCACCAGCGCGAGCGGACTGTACGCGAAGCACCCGGTGGCCCTGGGCGTCACCGCGGTGTTTGGCTTGAGCCTGCTCCTCCGGTGGCTCTACCTTCAGGCCGCCCCCGACAGGACCTGGCCCTTCTCCATCTTCTTCTACGGAGACGCGCGCTTCTTCCACGCCTACGCGGCCGACCTCGCGCGAGGCCATGAGGGCCCCGCCGCCCTCCCATACCACCCGCCCCTCTTCCCCTGGCTGCTCGGGATGCTCTACCGCGTGCTCGGCACGCCGCAGGGCAGCGCCTATCCCTACAAGCTCGCGCTCGCGGGCCTCAACGCGGCCACGGTGGCCTTCACCTGGTGGTGGTGGCGCAAGGTGCTGGGCACCGGCTGGAGCCTCCTGGGCGCGGCCCTCTTCGCGGGCAGCTTCGGCTGGCTGGTGCTGTCCACCACGTACAGCAACGAGGTCCTCTACGCGCTCTTCCTGTCGGCCACCTGCGCGCTGATGCTCCATCACCGCGCCAGGCCCTCGTGGCCGGGCGCGGTGCTCCTGGGCGCCGTCATGGGACTGGGCGCGCTCACCCGCGCCGAGCACCTCTACCTCTGGCCCTTCCTCCTCGCCTGGGCGTGGCTCCAACGCGGCGGAGCACCGGTGCGGACGCTGGCCCCACGCTGGGCCTTGGCGATGCTGGTGACCGCCCTGGTGCTGGCCCCCTGGGCGGTGCACAACGCGCGCGTGCTGCGCGAGCTCAACGCCCGGACGCCGCACCTGGAGCCCCTCCCCGTGCTGGCCCCCATCACCGTCTATGGGCCCATCAACTTCGCCATGGCCAACCACGCCAAGGCCACGGGCGGCTTCACCCCCGACAGCGTCAATCAGGCGGGACAAGAGGGCTTCCTCGACGTGGCCAACCCCGCCCAGCGGCACCTCCTGCTGCATGGGTACGCGGAGGGACTCGCCTGGATGGGAGCCCACCCGCTGGACGCGGCGCGGCTGTGGTGGGCCAAGCTGGACCGCTGGCTGGACGGCTTCCAGTTGGGTTGGGGCACCACCAACCGGCCCTCGGGCCTGAGCGGCGCGCGCGCCCCCGTGGATGTCTTCGTCCCGGAAGGCGCCTGGCTGAAGTGGCCGCTCACGCTGCTGCTGCTCGCGGGCGCGGCGCTCTCCCTGCGCTCCGCGTGGCGGGACTGCGCCCTCTTCACCGCCGTGCTGCTGCACCGCGCGCTCATCACCGTCGCCTTCTTCGGCTACACCCGCGGACTGCTCGCCATCTTCCCGGTGCTCATTCCCCTGCTGCTGCTCCCCTTCGTCGCGCTCACCGCCCGGGCCCCCCAACGCGCCTGGACCCGGCGGCTGCCCGCGGTCGCCACGGCCTTGCTCCTGCTGCTGTGGGTGGAGGCCGGCGTGCTCGCGCTCTCCGCGCCCCGCCGCTTCATGGCCAGCGGGAGCACCGACCGCGCCAGCGGCAAACTCATCCAAGACGATTGGGTGCGCATCTGGCCTCACTGAGACCGGCGACTCCCAATGGAAAACTTCATCCCGGCAACATGACGCAAGGCCCCGCGGACGATTGGCATTCCAACTTCACCTTCAGTGAACACTGCGAGTGCTTGTTATTCTTGGGCTTCGTTCTCCAGGAGTAAGTTAAGGAATGCCGCGTATTCAGGTTTGTTGTGGCACCCGGTATTTGCGTTTCCGAGCTCCGAACAGGAGCCACCGTGGAGGCACGTCCTCCGCGGGTCCGCAGAGGAGAAACGCATGCGCCACACACGGGTGTCAGCAGCATGTCTCGTCCTGCTCCTAGCCACGACCACCTGGGCATTCCAGCCGCCTGACAAGGGACAGAGCGCCGTCGCAGACAAGGCCTTCTTCAAACCCGAGCTGTACCTCCCCATCCAGAACATGCCGTTGCAGCAAGCCCGCAAGAGCATGCCCTCGCTGGGTGCCGACGCTTGGGATGACTTCTTCAAGCGCAACGGGCGTGAGTTCAATGTCTATCTGGACCCGCGCACCGGCACGCCCACCGCCGTGCAGGGCACCATCCCCCTCATTCCGGGCAAGGGCTTCAACAACAAAGTCTCGATGGACGAAGTCCGTGAGTCCATTGGCCGCTCCATCGCGGCCGTGGACGAGGCCGCCATCGGGGACATCATCTTCAAGTTCATCGCGGACAATCAGGCCGCCTTCAACATCGACCTGATGCAGATGGGCAGCCCCCGGGTGACGTTCATCCACGACAACCTCGTCCAGGTCCACATCCCCCAGCAGGTGAACGGCGTCCCCGTGCGCCACGCGCGCATCGCGGCCACCATCAGCCACGGCAACCTCATCCTCATCGGCACCGAGGCCTGGTCCAACGTCCGGCTGGAGACCAAGGCCCGGCTGTCCGCCCAGGACGCGCTCGTGTCCGGCAATGGCTTCGTCGGTCTGAACGCCAGCCCGCAGACGGTGTGGAAGGAGCCCACGCTGGAGGTGGCCCCCGTGGCGCTCCAGGGCGAGTCCTTCAATGGCGCGGTGGGCACCGGCTATGAGCACCGGCTCGTCTACACGTATGGCTTCTCCGAGGCGGAGGGTCACCAGCGCTGGAAGACGACGGTGGACGCCCACACCGGCGAGGTGCTCGCCGTGGAGGACGACAACCACTACTTCGACGCGCAGTTCAAGGGTGGCATCTACCCGTCCACCAACATTGGCACCTGCGCCTCCAACGAGTTGTGCGGCACGATGCAGCCCAACACGCCCATGCCGTGGGCCAACACGGGGATGGCGGCGCCCAACAACTTCACGGACGGCGCGGGCGTGGTGAACTACACCTCCGGCACCGTCAACACCACGCTGGCCGGCCGGTACGTGCGCGTCAGCGACAACTGCGGCGCCATCAACGTCAGCTCCCCCTCGGGCAACCTCAACCTGGGCGGCGTGAACAACGACCACGACTGCACCGTGCCCGCGGGCACCTCCGCCGGCAACACCGCCGCGTCCCGCTCCAGCTTCTACGAGCTGAACAAGCTGGCCGAGCAGGCCCGCGGGTGGCTGCCCACCAACACCTGGCTGCAGGGCCAGCTCGTCTCCAACGTCAACATCAACAGCACCTGCAACGCCTTCTGGAACGGCGTCTCCGTGAACTTCTACCGGAGCGGCGGCGG
This genomic window from Myxococcus hansupus contains:
- a CDS encoding ferritin-like domain-containing protein, producing MAEVQQPFLTDITEIRRRAREHLEEGAITEDYEGDVNATVKLLNDALATEIVCVLRYTYHYVAAVGLQSEAVKEEFGAHAREEQEHALRIAERINQLGGKPDFNPEGLLSRSASQYAEGVNLVDMIKENLIAERIAIQTYQEMVRYFANHDPTTRRMMEDILAKEEEHANDMHDLLVAHQGKPPLRS
- a CDS encoding ArnT family glycosyltransferase, giving the protein MRRLFTSASGLYAKHPVALGVTAVFGLSLLLRWLYLQAAPDRTWPFSIFFYGDARFFHAYAADLARGHEGPAALPYHPPLFPWLLGMLYRVLGTPQGSAYPYKLALAGLNAATVAFTWWWWRKVLGTGWSLLGAALFAGSFGWLVLSTTYSNEVLYALFLSATCALMLHHRARPSWPGAVLLGAVMGLGALTRAEHLYLWPFLLAWAWLQRGGAPVRTLAPRWALAMLVTALVLAPWAVHNARVLRELNARTPHLEPLPVLAPITVYGPINFAMANHAKATGGFTPDSVNQAGQEGFLDVANPAQRHLLLHGYAEGLAWMGAHPLDAARLWWAKLDRWLDGFQLGWGTTNRPSGLSGARAPVDVFVPEGAWLKWPLTLLLLAGAALSLRSAWRDCALFTAVLLHRALITVAFFGYTRGLLAIFPVLIPLLLLPFVALTARAPQRAWTRRLPAVATALLLLLWVEAGVLALSAPRRFMASGSTDRASGKLIQDDWVRIWPH